From one Lolium rigidum isolate FL_2022 chromosome 4, APGP_CSIRO_Lrig_0.1, whole genome shotgun sequence genomic stretch:
- the LOC124648793 gene encoding uncharacterized protein LOC124648793 has product MRKRRAAVGASSFFLCELLMLDPARAATAATCKLWHGHERPVARACSFGAGGPPQKANGHGRPHRSSGGAGSYGAGGLAQEADRRGHELPEKRWGCQMGSRWTGAGTSCRRGELGRPRRPQVNPGASGHQRAPAWAGRPRASSGRGELGRPRRPRSSLGAGGTSELRHGLGDHGRALVGAAAGELRTGVHRNIELSRVEAWNGKRKNEADAAAGEENGSYAGRRCGGAERGDRCGGVEGDISREDGLTATSPPAEVPWRMAPRVSPRYNLNVKKAAESKRISPKVGSSKEANNQENERAAWNSHLEKSLVDLLHEHNTARYRGQIGWSSEAWSKIVKEFHERNTYVSYTKSQIKEKEKELKRQYKMLKDARMQSGVGWNDTRSMLEAEDALWDNLVISFPKIKKFKTKSFPLFDALGELYDRQIAEGTYNVNSTQPPQHRNLTQVDNRDELSHNESTFPGFEESWTYNVQEDANLRDHITIDDEDESVARTLQRINKRAPTTTRNKEEKESKKSKKQSSNDIAGSMERYIFMREKQIEIEPAQLANKNKVAQAGDYSIKRCISEMMTMALSTDEKVTAADVFKDPDNREIFLSSKEDDPRVALLWLRKAVAKLSQVV; this is encoded by the exons ATGAGGAAGAGGCGCGCCGCCGTGGGAGCATCGAGCTTTTTCCTCTGTGAGTTGCTCATGCTCGATCCGGCACGGGCAGCCACGGCGGCAACATGCAAGCTCTGGCACGGGCACGAGCGGCCAGTGGCAAGGGCCTGCAGCTTCGGAGCCGGAGGGCCGCCGCAGAAGGCGAACGGGCACGGGCGTCCACACCGGAGCAGCGGCGGGGCCGGCAGCTACGGAGCCGGCGGGCTGGCGCAGGAGGCGGACAGGCGGGGGCACGAGCTGCCGGAGAAACGATGGGGCTGTCAGATGGGGAGCAGGTGGACGGGCGCGGGAACGAGCTGCCGCCGGGGCGAGCTAGGGCGACCACGGCGGCCACAGGTGAACCCAGGCGCCAGCGGCCACCAGCGAGCTCCGGCGTGGGCTGGGCGACCACGGGCGAGCTCTGGCCGAGGCGAGCTAGGGCGACCACGGCGGCCACGGTCGAGCCTAGGCGCCGGCGGCACCAGCGAGCTCCGACATGGGCTGGGCGACCACGGGCGAGCTCTGGTTGgggcggccgccggcgagctccgGACTG GGGTCCATAGAAATATCGAGCTCAGCAGGGTGGAGGCGTGGAATGGGAAGAGGAAAAACGAGGCTGACGCCGCGGCGGGCGAGGAAAACGGAAGCTACGCGGGCCGGCGGTGCGGCGGGGCGGAGAGAGGCGACCGGTGCGGCGGAGTAGAAGGCGACATCAGCAGAGAAGACGGCTTGACGGCCACCTCTCCTCCCGCCG AAGTACCTTGGCGAATGGCTCCAAGAGTTTCCCCCAGATACAACTTGAACGTGAAGAAGGCAGCTGAAAGCAAAAGAATATCTCCTAAAGTAGGTTCGTCAAAAGAGGCTAACAATCAAG AAAACGAAAGAGCTGCTTGGAACTCGCACTTAGAGAAGTCTCTTGTTGATCTGCTACATGAACACAACACTGCTCGCTACAGGGGTCAGATTGGATGGTCTTCTGAAGCTTGGAGCAAAATTGTCAAGGAGTTTCATGAAAGAAATACGTATGTGTCTTACACAAAGAgccaaatcaaagaaaaagagaaggagCTGAAAAGACAATATAAAATGCTCaaagatgcaaggatgcaaagtggAGTAGGATGGAATGATACAAGGTCTATGCTTGAAGCAGAAGATGCTCTTTGGGACAACCTAGTCATTTCATTCCCAAAAATCAAGAAGTTCAAAACTAAGTCCTTCCCGCTGTTTGATGCATTGGGAGAGTTGTACGATAGGCAAATAGCCGAAGGAACCTACAATGTCAATTCTACCCAGCCACCACAACATCGAAATCTTACACAAGTTGATAATAGAGATGAGCTCAGTCACAACGAGTCTACATTTCCaggctttgaagagagttggactTACAATGTACAAGAAGATGCAAATTTAAGAGACCACATTACtatcgatgatgaagatgaaagtGTGGCAAGGACTTTACAGAGGATAAATAAGAGAGCTCCTACTACAACAAGGAACAAAGAAGAGAAAGAGAGTAAGAAGTCAAAGAAGCAGAGTTCCAATGACATTGCAGGAAGTATGGAAAGATACATTTTCATGAGAGAAAAACAAATTGAGATAGAACCTGCTCAGTTGGCTAATAAAAATAAGGTTGCTCAAGCTGGAGATTACTCGATCAAGAGATGCATCTCTGAAATGATGACAATGGCATTGTCAACCGATGAGAAGGTCACAGCAGCTGATGTATTCAAGGATCCAGATAACAGAGAAATCTTCTTGAGCTCAAAAGAAGATGACCCCCGAGTGGCTCTGCTTTGGTTAAGGAAGGCAGTGGCCAAGCTGTCACAAGTGGTGTGA